A single genomic interval of Lacrimispora sphenoides JCM 1415 harbors:
- a CDS encoding GNAT family N-acetyltransferase translates to MEVRIELAYDRPQEVIHLFTEYTDTIITKDTEVAKCLNSQHYDDEVKELCEKYGLPNGRLYLAYLNSDTVGCVALRQLDVRFCEMKRLYVRPGYRGKHIGNALIEQVIADARQIGYKHMRLDTFPFMDRAIQMYYRYGFYKIVRYNDNPATTAVFMQLDL, encoded by the coding sequence GTGGAAGTAAGAATTGAACTGGCATATGACCGGCCTCAGGAAGTTATCCATTTGTTCACTGAATATACGGATACGATTATTACGAAAGATACCGAAGTAGCAAAATGCCTTAATTCCCAGCACTATGACGATGAAGTGAAAGAATTGTGTGAAAAGTATGGTTTGCCCAATGGCCGTCTCTATCTTGCCTATTTAAACAGTGATACTGTTGGATGTGTAGCTTTAAGGCAGCTGGATGTTCGCTTTTGTGAAATGAAACGATTATATGTCAGACCTGGATATCGGGGAAAACATATAGGAAACGCTCTGATTGAGCAAGTGATTGCAGATGCCAGGCAAATTGGATATAAGCATATGCGTTTAGACACTTTCCCTTTTATGGATCGCGCCATTCAGATGTATTACCGGTATGGATTTTATAAAATTGTACGATACAACGATAATCCTGCTACAACGGCAGTTTTCATGCAGCTGGATTTGTAA
- a CDS encoding anthranilate synthase component I family protein, protein MNITPDCKEIEALAASYPVIPVCREIFADIVTPITLLRKIAAKSNRYYLLESIEGGEKWGRYSFLGYDPVLKVTLKDHVVRVHHYSQPEADQVIRTREPYDVLRNILKDYRSPKLPGLPPFTGGFVGYFAYSMIGYAEPVLSIKKGTCNDFDLMLFDTVIAYDHLKQKISLVVNMKTDRIMENYGKACTKLESIAAIIGENIPLKKSAVTGRPNFSCNVTKEEYCSMVERAKDYIVDGDIFQAVLSRQFTSDYQDSLLNAYRVLRTTNPSPYMVYLHMEDTEIISTSPETLVRLKNGRLTTFPVAGSRPRGRNEDEDHRLSKELLEDEKELAEHNMLVDLGRNDLGKIAVFSTVEVTGYQMIHRYSKIMHICSQVEADITPDRDAFHAIEAVLPAGTLSGAPKIRACEIIEELETEPRGIYGGALGYINFTGNMDTCIAIRMAVKSQGKVYVQAGGGIVADSVPEREYEESENKAKAVIRAIETAGEVND, encoded by the coding sequence ATGAACATCACGCCGGACTGTAAGGAAATCGAAGCGCTTGCCGCTTCCTATCCTGTTATCCCGGTCTGCAGGGAAATCTTTGCAGACATTGTCACACCAATTACCCTGCTGCGAAAGATCGCAGCCAAAAGTAACCGGTATTATCTGCTTGAAAGCATTGAGGGAGGCGAAAAATGGGGACGCTACTCCTTCCTTGGCTATGACCCGGTTCTTAAAGTCACTTTAAAGGATCATGTGGTAAGGGTACATCATTACAGCCAGCCGGAGGCCGACCAGGTGATCCGGACCAGGGAGCCCTATGATGTGCTGCGAAATATCTTAAAGGATTACCGTTCCCCAAAGCTTCCCGGGCTTCCCCCCTTTACCGGAGGATTTGTAGGGTATTTTGCATACAGCATGATCGGCTATGCGGAACCGGTCCTATCCATCAAAAAGGGAACTTGCAATGACTTTGACTTAATGCTTTTTGATACGGTCATAGCCTACGACCATTTGAAGCAGAAAATCAGCCTTGTGGTCAACATGAAAACCGACCGGATCATGGAAAATTACGGGAAGGCCTGCACAAAACTGGAAAGCATTGCAGCCATAATCGGAGAAAATATCCCGCTAAAAAAATCCGCGGTCACCGGCAGGCCAAATTTCAGCTGCAACGTGACCAAAGAGGAATACTGTTCCATGGTAGAGCGGGCAAAGGATTATATCGTGGACGGGGACATATTCCAGGCAGTGCTTTCCAGACAGTTTACAAGTGATTACCAGGACAGTCTTCTCAATGCCTACCGGGTTTTAAGAACCACCAATCCATCCCCCTACATGGTATATCTTCACATGGAGGATACAGAAATCATAAGTACTTCCCCTGAAACCCTGGTCCGCTTAAAGAATGGACGGCTCACCACCTTTCCGGTAGCCGGCTCCAGACCCAGGGGTAGGAACGAGGATGAAGACCATCGGCTTTCCAAAGAGCTTCTGGAAGACGAAAAGGAGCTGGCAGAGCACAACATGCTGGTGGACTTGGGAAGAAATGATCTTGGTAAAATCGCGGTATTTTCCACGGTGGAGGTAACAGGCTATCAAATGATCCACCGTTATTCCAAAATCATGCACATCTGTTCCCAGGTGGAAGCGGACATTACTCCTGACCGGGATGCCTTTCATGCCATTGAGGCGGTCCTTCCGGCAGGCACCCTTTCCGGAGCTCCGAAAATCCGGGCCTGTGAGATCATCGAAGAACTGGAAACAGAGCCAAGGGGTATTTACGGAGGGGCTCTGGGCTACATTAATTTCACCGGAAACATGGACACCTGCATCGCCATACGCATGGCGGTAAAGAGTCAGGGAAAGGTATACGTTCAGGCGGGCGGCGGCATCGTGGCTGACAGCGTTCCGGAACGGGAGTACGAAGAATCGGAAAACAAGGCAAAGGCCGTGATCCGGGCCATTGAAACCGCAGGGGAGGTAAATGACTGA
- a CDS encoding anthranilate synthase component II, with protein MILLIDNYDSFTYNLVQMFGGLNPDIRVIRNDEMTAEEIRELSPRHIILSPGPGYPKDAGVCEDVVKKLSGTIPILGVCLGHQGICEVFGAEITHARKLMHGKQSLLAIDVSDPIFHGLPKQILAARYHSLIAAKDSLPHCLTVIGTDDMGEIMAVKHKEYPLYGLQFHPESILTPDGMTILKNFLSIHIKEAD; from the coding sequence ATGATTCTACTGATCGATAATTACGACAGCTTTACCTACAACCTGGTCCAGATGTTCGGCGGCCTGAATCCGGATATCAGGGTCATACGGAATGATGAGATGACCGCGGAAGAAATAAGGGAATTATCTCCAAGACACATCATCCTCTCCCCTGGTCCCGGCTATCCAAAAGACGCAGGAGTATGCGAGGACGTGGTGAAAAAGCTTTCAGGAACGATCCCCATTCTTGGGGTATGCCTGGGGCACCAGGGTATCTGTGAAGTATTCGGGGCAGAGATCACCCACGCAAGGAAGCTGATGCATGGAAAACAGAGCCTTCTTGCCATCGATGTTTCTGATCCCATCTTCCACGGGCTTCCAAAACAGATCCTGGCAGCAAGATACCACTCTCTCATCGCCGCAAAAGATTCTCTTCCTCATTGCCTGACCGTTATCGGGACTGATGATATGGGGGAAATCATGGCAGTAAAGCATAAGGAATATCCCCTTTACGGGCTTCAGTTCCATCCGGAATCCATCCTGACCCCAGATGGAATGACCATACTTAAGAATTTTTTATCCATTCATATAAAGGAGGCAGATTAG
- the trpD gene encoding anthranilate phosphoribosyltransferase, producing the protein MIQQAIHEVISGQDLSFEAAKEVMNEIMSGETTPAQMAAFLTGLRMKGETIDEITACATVMREKALRLEPDFPVIDIVGTGGDEAGTFNISTSSAFVVAAGGVPVAKHGNRSVSSKSGAADVLEHLGVNLNLTAEQSGILLKETGMCFLFAQAYHSSMKYAGPVRKELGVRTIFNILGPLSNPAGATMQLLGVYDRKLVEPLAQVLSNLGVKRGLVVCGDDGLDEATVTGPSHVCEIRFGELTPYEITPEQFSLNRCILPELVGGTPAENAQITRDILNGKLRGPKRDIVILNSALSLYLGIDDCTISQCIKKAAHLIDSGKAAIKLEEFIKKTNEVVL; encoded by the coding sequence ATGATTCAGCAGGCAATCCATGAAGTAATATCAGGGCAGGATTTAAGCTTTGAAGCAGCAAAAGAGGTCATGAATGAGATCATGAGCGGGGAAACCACCCCAGCCCAGATGGCAGCATTTTTAACAGGTCTTCGGATGAAGGGTGAGACCATTGACGAGATCACTGCCTGTGCCACGGTCATGCGGGAAAAGGCATTAAGGCTGGAACCGGACTTTCCGGTCATTGATATCGTTGGAACCGGCGGCGACGAGGCAGGGACCTTTAACATTTCCACATCCAGCGCGTTTGTGGTGGCCGCAGGAGGAGTTCCGGTGGCAAAGCACGGCAACCGCAGCGTTTCCAGCAAAAGCGGGGCTGCCGATGTGTTGGAGCACCTTGGTGTGAATTTAAATCTTACAGCGGAGCAGTCGGGGATCCTATTAAAGGAAACGGGCATGTGTTTCCTCTTTGCCCAGGCATACCATTCCTCTATGAAATACGCCGGACCTGTGCGGAAAGAGCTTGGAGTGCGGACCATCTTTAATATCTTAGGCCCTCTCTCCAATCCGGCCGGAGCCACCATGCAGCTTTTAGGGGTCTATGACCGGAAGCTGGTAGAACCCCTGGCCCAGGTATTAAGCAACCTGGGAGTCAAGCGGGGACTGGTGGTCTGCGGAGATGACGGGCTTGATGAAGCCACGGTCACCGGTCCCAGTCACGTATGCGAGATCCGTTTCGGAGAACTGACGCCCTATGAGATCACACCGGAGCAGTTTTCCTTAAACCGCTGCATTCTTCCAGAGCTGGTGGGCGGCACACCTGCAGAAAATGCCCAGATCACCAGGGATATCTTAAACGGAAAGCTCCGCGGGCCAAAGCGGGATATCGTCATCCTAAACTCTGCTTTAAGCCTGTACCTGGGAATCGATGACTGCACGATTTCCCAGTGCATCAAAAAAGCGGCCCATCTCATTGATTCGGGAAAAGCCGCCATAAAGCTTGAGGAGTTTATAAAAAAGACCAATGAGGTGGTTTTATGA